In a single window of the Methylococcus sp. Mc7 genome:
- the lpdA gene encoding dihydrolipoyl dehydrogenase has product MAEPKTIHAEVLVLGGGPGGYTAAFRAADLGKQAVLVERYPTLGGVCLNVGCIPSKALLHTAQIIHEAKEASEFGIRFGAPEIDLDQIRGFKDKVVKTLTGGLDALAKQRKVTVVQGTGRFAGDHSMQVETAEGPVTVSFDHAIIAAGSRAVKIPGFPNDDPRLMDSTDALALREVPKRLLIVGGGIIGLEMATVYHALGAAITVVELMDQLIPGCDADLVRPLHQHIKKQYENIYLKTRVTRIEPEAAGLKVFFEGEGVPESDVFDRVLVAVGRTPNGGLIGAENAGVQVDAKGFIPVDERQRTNVPHIYAIGDIVGNPMLAHKATHEAKVAAEVIAGHPSAFQALTIPSVAYTDPEVAWMGVTETQAKAQGIEYEKAVFPWAASGRALGIGRKEGATKLLCDKATKRVIGAGIVGPHAGELIAEAVLALEMGADAEDIGLTVHAHPTLSETFAFAAEMIEGTITDLYIRKR; this is encoded by the coding sequence ATGGCTGAACCCAAGACGATTCACGCCGAGGTCCTGGTGCTGGGCGGCGGGCCGGGCGGTTACACCGCCGCTTTCCGCGCGGCGGACCTGGGCAAGCAGGCGGTCCTGGTCGAGCGCTACCCGACCCTGGGCGGCGTCTGTCTCAACGTGGGCTGCATCCCGTCCAAGGCTTTGCTGCACACCGCGCAGATCATCCACGAGGCCAAGGAGGCCAGCGAGTTCGGCATCCGCTTCGGCGCCCCGGAAATCGATCTGGACCAGATCCGCGGCTTCAAGGACAAGGTGGTCAAGACCCTGACCGGCGGGCTCGACGCCCTCGCCAAACAGCGCAAGGTGACCGTTGTGCAGGGCACCGGCCGCTTCGCCGGCGACCACAGCATGCAGGTGGAAACGGCCGAAGGCCCGGTCACCGTGAGCTTCGACCACGCCATCATCGCCGCCGGCTCGCGCGCGGTGAAGATTCCGGGCTTCCCCAACGACGATCCGCGTCTGATGGACTCCACCGACGCCCTGGCGCTGCGGGAAGTGCCCAAGCGCCTCCTGATCGTCGGCGGCGGCATCATCGGCCTGGAAATGGCCACGGTTTATCACGCTTTGGGCGCCGCTATCACCGTGGTGGAACTGATGGACCAGTTGATCCCCGGCTGCGATGCCGACCTGGTGCGTCCTCTGCATCAGCACATCAAGAAGCAGTACGAGAACATCTATCTCAAGACCCGCGTCACCCGGATCGAACCCGAAGCGGCCGGTCTCAAGGTGTTCTTCGAAGGCGAAGGCGTGCCCGAGTCCGATGTATTCGATCGGGTGCTGGTCGCGGTGGGGCGCACCCCGAACGGCGGTCTGATCGGTGCGGAAAACGCGGGCGTCCAGGTCGATGCCAAGGGCTTCATCCCCGTCGACGAGCGCCAGCGCACCAACGTCCCGCATATCTACGCCATCGGCGACATCGTCGGCAACCCCATGCTGGCCCACAAGGCCACCCACGAGGCCAAGGTTGCCGCCGAAGTCATCGCCGGTCACCCTTCGGCGTTCCAGGCTCTGACCATTCCGTCGGTGGCCTATACCGATCCGGAAGTCGCCTGGATGGGCGTCACCGAAACCCAGGCCAAAGCCCAGGGCATCGAATACGAAAAAGCCGTGTTCCCCTGGGCCGCGAGCGGGCGCGCCTTGGGCATCGGCCGCAAGGAAGGCGCCACCAAGCTGCTGTGCGACAAGGCCACCAAGCGGGTGATCGGCGCCGGCATCGTCGGCCCCCACGCGGGTGAGCTCATCGCCGAAGCCGTGCTGGCCCTGGAAATGGGCGCCGACGCCGAGGACATCGGCCTCACCGTCCACGCCCACCCGACCTTGTCGGAAACCTTCGCCTTCGCTGCGGAAATGATCGAAGGGACGATCACCGATCTCTATATCCGCAAGCGCTGA